From the Deltaproteobacteria bacterium genome, one window contains:
- a CDS encoding glucose-6-phosphate isomerase — translation MDEVVSVGGVRYALGSWGGVVSGAVELLERERFSHRLWVKDGSLWKEEPGHRALIEGMLGWLSVPMTMADRTGSLKGFAETVREAGFGRTVLLGMGGSSLAPLVLARTFFPRQGWPDLLVVDTTDPAAVKRVENEIDPATTLFVVSSKSGSTIEPNCLFDYFFAKVEAARGGEAGGNFVAITDPGSPLVELSKEYSFRHLFLNFSDIGGRYSALSYFGLVPAALMGLDIDRLLESAIAASGRTLPGVSVRENPAAFLGAVLGALAKEGRDKVTFLLTPEIAAFGLWAEQLLAESTGKEGRGIVPLGDEPPARSAGLYGDDRVFVHLRLGAGGARERLVEELEAAGHPTVTIELETAYELGREFYRWEVAAAAAGKVLGINPFDQPDVEEAKKRSRALLEGPGRVETPEGLEAAPGVSLAFGRATARRIAPSDDAGLMFGDFLSLASAGDYLALLVYADPDDERVTAFFDEVRRGLLASTGRAVQLGYGPRYLHSTGQLHKGGPDNGLFIIVVHRNDDGVAIPGRDYTFADLETAQALGDMESLDAKGRRVALVMLDDLTDETFGALRRFLSSTL, via the coding sequence ATGGACGAGGTGGTGAGCGTTGGTGGTGTGAGGTACGCTCTGGGCTCCTGGGGCGGTGTTGTCTCCGGGGCCGTGGAGCTTCTCGAGAGGGAGAGGTTTTCACACAGGCTGTGGGTCAAGGACGGCTCGCTCTGGAAGGAAGAGCCGGGGCACAGGGCGCTCATAGAAGGGATGCTGGGCTGGCTCTCCGTGCCCATGACCATGGCCGACCGCACGGGCTCGCTGAAGGGCTTTGCCGAGACGGTCAGGGAGGCGGGTTTTGGGAGGACGGTGCTGCTCGGCATGGGAGGGTCGAGTCTCGCGCCCCTTGTGCTGGCCAGGACCTTCTTTCCGCGACAGGGATGGCCCGATCTGCTGGTCGTCGATACGACGGATCCCGCGGCGGTGAAGAGGGTCGAGAACGAGATCGACCCGGCGACGACGCTCTTTGTCGTATCGAGCAAGTCGGGCTCCACCATCGAGCCCAACTGTCTCTTCGACTACTTCTTCGCAAAGGTGGAGGCTGCAAGGGGCGGTGAGGCGGGAGGCAACTTCGTTGCCATAACCGATCCCGGCTCGCCGCTTGTCGAGCTTTCCAAGGAGTACTCTTTCCGCCATCTCTTCCTCAACTTCAGCGACATAGGGGGGCGCTACTCGGCGCTCTCATACTTCGGCCTCGTGCCTGCCGCCCTCATGGGGCTCGACATCGACAGGCTTCTGGAGAGCGCCATAGCCGCAAGCGGCCGGACCCTGCCCGGCGTCTCCGTCAGGGAGAACCCGGCGGCCTTTCTCGGCGCCGTGCTCGGGGCGCTGGCGAAGGAGGGGCGCGACAAGGTGACCTTCCTGCTCACCCCCGAGATAGCGGCCTTCGGGCTCTGGGCCGAGCAGCTCCTGGCCGAGAGCACGGGCAAGGAGGGCCGCGGCATCGTGCCGCTCGGCGACGAGCCTCCGGCCCGGAGCGCCGGCCTCTACGGCGACGACCGCGTCTTCGTCCACCTGCGCCTGGGCGCGGGCGGAGCGAGGGAGAGGCTTGTCGAGGAGCTCGAGGCCGCGGGCCACCCGACGGTGACCATCGAGCTTGAAACGGCCTATGAGCTGGGCAGGGAGTTCTACCGCTGGGAGGTGGCGGCGGCCGCGGCGGGAAAGGTGCTGGGCATAAACCCCTTCGACCAGCCCGACGTGGAGGAGGCGAAGAAGAGATCCCGCGCCCTGCTCGAGGGTCCGGGCCGGGTGGAGACGCCCGAGGGACTCGAGGCCGCGCCGGGCGTATCCCTCGCCTTCGGCCGGGCCACGGCCCGCAGGATCGCGCCCAGCGACGACGCGGGGCTCATGTTCGGGGACTTCCTCAGCCTCGCTTCCGCAGGCGACTACCTTGCGCTCCTCGTCTACGCCGACCCCGACGACGAGCGCGTCACCGCTTTCTTCGACGAGGTGCGCCGCGGCCTTCTCGCCTCGACGGGCAGGGCCGTGCAACTGGGCTACGGCCCACGCTACCTCCACTCCACGGGCCAGCTCCACAAGGGCGGACCCGACAACGGGCTCTTCATCATCGTCGTCCACCGAAACGACGACGGCGTGGCCATCCCGGGCCGCGACTACACCTTCGCCGACCTCGAGACGGCCCAGGCCCTGGGCGACATGGAGAGCCTCGACGCAAAGGGCCGCAGGGTCGCCCTCGTCATGCTCGACGACCTCACGGACGAAACCTTCGGCGCCTTAAGACGCTTCCTCTCCTCCACCCTCTGA